From the Lactuca sativa cultivar Salinas chromosome 9, Lsat_Salinas_v11, whole genome shotgun sequence genome, the window aaaggACTATCacaatctgatacaatcgttagaGGAACACCATGAAGTTTTACGAcgtccttcacgtaagcatttgtgaaacaatccacgactacccaaatcatgccGTGACCATTCTTTGTGCTGGGTAGTTTAgttacaaaatccatggtgatgtcttcccatttacccatgggtacaggtaaatgttctaaactcccatatggtttctggtgttgtgccttaacccttgcacaagttacacacttggCCACACaatttgcaacatcgagcttcatcatcggccaccATTAATAGgtttttagatccctatacattttagtgttgctgggatgaattgagtacatggtcttgtgagcttcttgcatcagaagatctctaactcctcctgtcttaggtacccaaatcctatcttggaataccttcaatccttggCTATTTGTACCAAAGTCCAACgttttgcctaaacgttcttccttttggtcatttttctctgaagcttcttcctgaactttcttgatactttccacaatagtcgacacaacttctattctcaacgctcttggcctttttttTTCATGGTTGACTTTTCAACTTAGAGCATCAACGATAACATTTGCTTTttccagggtggtaaagtatctcacagtcgtagtccttaagtaactctagccagcgtcgttgtctcatgttcaattccttctgattaaagagatactagagactcttatgatcagtgaaaagttttcactttgtgccatagagataatgcctccatatcgtTAGGGCAAATACTAccgttgccaactccaaatcatgagtatgGTAGTTCTTCTCATCCTCTTttaattgtcgagatgcatatgctatcacattttCTCTTTGAGTTAGAACACATCCTAACCCGACTCCCGACGCATCGCTATACACTGCGAAGTCTTCAagtccatcgggtagagaaagaatcggtgcttcacataatttcttctttagcttctcgaatgcttctacGTGCTTCTCgctccacgtatatgtagcttCTTTGTGGGTAAAAGCTGTCAATGGAccagctatcgaagaaaaaccttggataaaccttcggtaatatccaactaatccGAGAAAACTTCTaatttccgtgggactttttggtcgttcccacttcatcacagcttcgatctttgttGGGataaccattattccttcttggttaaccactataacatcccaaaattttccaatttatttaaacttttcgaaacatttattttgtaaaaaaaacatCCATCCATAACATAACTTAAGCAATTTATGAAATTCATGTAACGCCCGCacatccgagctagtcaatttagagacaataagcatcaaaaatgaatttttaataaaagattatttagaaataataatattaaccaagttgtataatatgtcttaACAGTTCCGTACcaataaagaacgtcgaaatccgagttataacgaagaagttatgacctatcgaagtttcacggcaaaaccgacacgacaccgggaaacgtaaatagtgaatttatgatagaggactttttGGCCTTAATGATCTAAAAGGAAGTTGTAGTATACGCTAAACTGAGagagtgcataaaaagaacgcccaaatctgacttcgtatgaggaagttatgatttttctaagatttgcttagcagtgcacaacccgaaattcgaattttagatcgagcagtttttcgccgtcgcaacctaaacgagaattgaatatctcattattattagcacaacggtaaaaagacagacgaaaaaggacgtcggatgaagaagctatgaatttttaacaaacttttcctgtcccggcctgttaaaaatataactttaaaaataatcaaaattagccaacggagtctaaacgaaagttgtagagcacggtcctgcctacgtgtggatataaaagacgtaaaaaacgaagctcgtatgcaaaagttacggattttagaagataattagtttttggggTAATCTGCTAGTGACACGTGGCGCAATCTGGGCCACACCTTCTTCTCCATGGCTTGGAACAAGATGGAGACACGTGGCACTGAACGCGCTGCATTCGTATAGCGAACATGCTGCATTCACAAACGCGTTGTGTTCGTTTTGGGAATGCCCTGTGTTCGCACCgaactcagcctataaatagaggcgtaaATCACTCCCAAAACTCACACCTTCGCCCTTCTTTCTAACTCAATAATCCAAACCTCTCCTCCCCAATCCCTAGCAACTTCCAAGTGCTAGAGGCGAGTCCCGGAGCActagaaggctccgagaagaagagcttttcggctcgggaacgcttaTCCAACGAAGCCCGATATTGCGaaaaacccattgtaagtgagctacgcctaccctaTCGTTACTATATCATGTTTTAATATTGTAATGTTATTGGGACATTATAATAAGTATGTGGGCTATTATAATGAGTTATGTAAGtgtcattataatatcttttaaccactcgcggtatggggaatctggtttaaagggtcgcatagggttgttggattttagaagtgctatatgccaaaatggtcctgccctccggtgttttatgtctgaccCCTTTCTGTATATAGTGGTTGAGAAATATTGTTTCGTGCTTATATGAAAGTAATAATagcaagactattaattagtctcggtggaTATTAggctaaaatctagtggtaatgatactaggttttgacAAAGGAAAATTGTGTGAAGAGTAACGAAGTGCCGTCCGAGTGAcgagtcaccaccttttcaagtgagtgcatgatccctttcatcttacacatagatattaagtattttatataaactacgtgctatgtgtgcatattatttgtatacttgatatctatgttggatgaacgattttatacaagttttatatgatttaaactgtatatgtatttatatctacataatatgttgggtaaaacatgggtagatgaaatatgagttggatgatgagatgagaggtgatatagcccatgagataagggtgagaggtgaacaatGAGAGAATCCTTTTACCCAAATGATGGactcgtcatctagcagagtatggatgacaaccacgaactattctagacagtccagtggaacactagcagactcacaACCTgttggtgttgtgaacgatgtgttcacccagtgtactctaaaccttggcgactatgcagacttagtgcctaaaccttggcgatcatgcagacttgatgcctaaaccctcgtgactatgcagacttagtactcaaaccctggcgactatgcggacttagtgcctgttgtataaaccctagcgactatgctgacttagtgcctaaaccccgtgatgatggacttcgtgccaattctttaggataatccttaggaataaatgaatgaggaataactgattcttaagtagatccttaagagtaaagaagataatggggatgggtaattgggttaactgtttgatgattaaacataataattatattaatgtgggttgaaaaccctatgtactcaccaggtttcccaacctgacccactcagtttatttatatcaaaggtgttgatatgaagtcacattacactgagagattaaggagatataaatcactagtgataatgaatgtaagttctgtttatgcttatgtttttgtattaacgatgtcatcccaaatgttttaaaatgaataaaaatacttttcttcggaaatgccttgataacttatttatcatgttttactgggaacaaattccgcaacatttttattaaatgaggtactctgatttttataaagcataaacaaaatcggtcttttctgaccgtgaaaatgggaaTTTCACAATTCAAATCCCCAATTTAGTAATTCCAAACATAATTTAGATAAACCCATTTGTTTGTAACTCaattataatagaataataaaaGCCTTAAAATTCGTAATAACATTTATGACAAGGACCCAATCTTCAACCGCGTCAGTGTACAGTTAAGTCGAACCCTTATACTTGTTGGgacctgatgtacctgaaataaTCATTTAGAGAATAAAagggtaaacacaaagcttaatgaCTTCCAACACAACATAACATTAGAAATATTACACCATACTCCTACTAAACATGCCACCAACAAAATATGCAAACATccatataacatataaacattaATATCATATATCCCGTGTCTATTTGGGAACAAATCCCAAACAACACCCAAATAAAGACTCGGTATTCAGCCGTCGAGTCCACGGACTTGGCGTTTCCGCCTTCGGTCCCCTGACATGGCACAATGGCCTTCGGTTAGTCAGCTCGATATTCAGTCGTTGAGCCCCAACATATCGACTCGGTATTCAGCCATCGAGCCTAAACATATCATGCATATACATTCAACATAACAAATAAGTACATCAAACATAACTAATGCAACAAATATTACTTTAACTATCAACATATAGTTCCTAGTCTCACCCGACCTAATAGTAGGCATATAATACTCTAAGGTTATGAAGTGAGGAACTCACCTCAAGTAGTCAAACACCCTTCAAATAATCCAATAACCCCTTCACACCAGGTTAACCTTGAACTTCCTAATAATGACCAAAAAAAGTTAAGTTATGGTACTTTGATATCTTAAAAGTATAATGGCTTGagtgttattattttttttccagATTTATACATAGAAATTATAGTCTTGTTCGGTACCAGTTTTACCCCCATTAAATGccttatttttcaaaaatgttttatatGAATTAATTACATGTCATTATCTATAAAAGTAGAATTCGCAAACCTCtgtacgatttttctacaatttttgacaATCTTTACAAAACTGCCTCGCAAAACAGTTCATTACGGACCAGTCTGGGTAAATGGTCGGTTTCACCCTAGTTAGGTTCATTTCTGGCCTTTGGTCAAAACTAATGAAATGTAGAGGACTGAAAAAAGAAACTCTGGCTTTTGGTTGCGACTAAAAAGGTTTTCGCATGATCGATATATCATCTCTCAAAGATATGGACAAATTAGGGTAAAATCCTGAAATCACAGCTTTGTCATTTTAGGGTTAATGTGACCTCTTAACTCATTAAGATCTATCCAATGAGGCTTATAATCAGTAAAATGAGTTCATAACAGTAGATTACTTCATTGATATAGAGTTCAATGAAAATATCAACCccttttcttgagatttcctgcataaaacatcaaaataagTATAATGCCCTCCTAGGAAAAaaccaactagggtttaaggtttgGGACCAAAACAACCCATGTCACCACTTAGGCCTCAAAACACCTTGTAGCATCGCTACCCACTGCCATGGTGGTAGTGGTGGCTGGCGGTGACTGCCACCAccttggtagtggtggtggtggtgaagattTCGTTTAAAGGTAGAAGAGAAAGAAGGAGAATAAGATTGCATGACTTACTTGAGAATGATGAATGTTGCTCGCTTGATGAAGATGTCATAGACTCCTTCCAACCTTCACTTTCGATGCTCCCTTCTTCTCCACTCCCGTTTGTTCTTTTCTCCCTTCTCACTCACGGCTACACAAAGAAAAATGGCACCCCCCTTAGCCATAATCACTCACTGCTTCACTTTTGACATAACGACTCCTCTAACCCCAAAAACAATTCCATTGCACAATGGGTCCATAATTAGCCATAATTACCCCCACGCTATTTTTTATATAGTTCAATATACCATAAATAATCAATAAAGTATAATAAATTCACATACCATGAgccggggtgttacaactctcccccgttTGAAATCTAACTTCATCCTCAAAGTAACCGCTAAGAAATAGCTCAGGATAATGTTTCTGCATCTTAGACTCCAACTCCCATGTCCACTCCAATCCTTTcctatgttgccactgcaccttgaCCAAAACAATTTCCTTATTTCAAAATATCTTTCTCTTCTTCTCTAAAATGGCAACAACCTTTTCTACATAATTAAGCCTTTCATCAATCTGTATATCTTCTAAGAGAATCACTGATGTATCATCTACTACACACTTCCTTAACTAggatacatgaaaagtgttatgaataagGCTCAGCTCATCTGGTAGCTCTAACCGGTATGCTACCTTTCCGACCCGAGCAATAACCTTATAAGGTCCTATATATCTGGGACCTAACTTCCCCCTTTTTCAGAAACGAATCACCCCCTTCCACGATGAGACTTTCAACAAAACATAGTCTCCCACCAGAAACTCTAAATCAGATCGCCTCTTGTTGGCATAACTCTTCTACTGACACTAAGCTGTCACCAAACGATCACGGACCATCTGTATCATTTCATTTGTCTTGAGCACAATTTCGGTGCTCCCCAACACCCGATGACCAACCTCACATCAACAGATGGGAGTCCTGCACTTCCTACCATATAGTAGCTCGTAAGGCAGCATACCAATGTTAGAATGAAAGTTATTGTTGCAGGAAAATCTTCCAATAGAAGGTACTtgtcccagttaccaccgaaaTCAATAGCATAATCCCtgagcatatcctcaagagtctggatAATACACTCACTCTggccgtcagtctgggggtggaATGTTGTACTGAAGTGCAACTGGGAGCCAAGCTCTCCTTGAAAACCTCccccagaatctggaagtaaaacgggtATCCCTGTCTGATACAATAGATACcggtatcccatgccttgccacgatctcccgAACATAAATATTTGCTAACCTTTCTTCTAAAGAGCTCTCCTGTATAGCTACAAAATGTGCAATCTTGGTTAATcggtcaacgatgacccatatagcattgaACCCACGTGGGGTCttaggaagctttgtgataaggTCCATCGTAACGTGCTCCCATTTCCAAACAGGAATCTCTAATGGTTGCAGTTTACTGTGCGGTcgctggtgcttggccttaactTTACGACAAGTCCAACACTCTTCTACATATCTAgcaacatcccgcttcatgcagggccaccaatagttccCCCGAAGGTCCCGGTACATCTTTGTTGCCCCGGGTGAATggagaacttggacttgtgagcCTCGTCCATTAATATCTGCTTGTTCCTCCCGTGAAAGGAACCCACACCCGTCTGTATCAGGTGAATAAGCCTCTACTATCACGGGTAAAGATCAGAATTTCCCCCGAAACTTTCTCGTGCTTGGCATTTTCATCAAGAACTGCCACTTCTTGAGCATTGCCAATCATCTCAAGTAATCGGGTAACCACTAGCATTCACAAACAAATCCCCCGAATCGGTTCACTGGTTGGGTTCCGGCCAAGAGCATTTGcgaccacatttgctttacccgGGTGGTAGAGTATCTTACAGTCATAGTCCTTAACTACGTCTAActacctcctctgacgcatattcaaATTCTGttgatccattaaatacttcaaaCTTTTATGGTCGGTGTATATCATGAACTTCactccgtagagataatgtctccaaatcttgagagcaaaaacCACTACTCCCAAATCCAGATCATGTGTCGGGTACCTGGCTTCGTGTGGCTTTAACTGTCTTGAAGCGTATGCTATGACCTTACCCGCGCTACATGAGCACAGCTCCCAATCCTTGAtgcgatgcatcacaataaactaccaTATCCTCCATCCCATCTGGTAGTGTCAAAATTGGGGCCTCACACAACCGTCTACGCAGGTCCTCGAAAGCTGCTTGTTGCTCGCTACCCCAACTAAAAGCTGACGTCTTCCttgtcagtcgggtcaaaggcaatgttatcttggagaagtcttgaaTAAATCTTCAATAATATCCAGCCAACCCAAGAAAGCTACGAACTTCAGTAGGTGTTTTTGGCACTTCCCACTGCATCACTGCCGAGACCTAGTCCGGATCAACCATAATACCTTTCTGATTCACAacatgtccaaggaactgaacttcccacaaccagaactcacacttggagaacttagcatatagtttctccctCCTGAGTGTCTCCAACACTTCTTGTAGGTGCACCTCATGCTCCTCCTTCATCTTTGAGTAGacaagaatatcatcaatgaatagtATCACCGAgcgatctaacatcggtctacacaccctattcatgagatccatgaatgctgcaggtgcattagtgagcccgaaaggcatcaccacaaattcatagtgaccataacgcgTACAAAATGTTTTTTTCTCAACATCCTTAGCTTTCACTCACATTTAATGGTagcctgacctaagatcgatcatggaaaaccaagatgctccctgtaagtggtcaaataaatcatcgattcTTGGCAACGGATAATGATTTTTCACTGTAATCTTATTCAACTcttgatagtcgatgcacatcctttgcgatccatccttcttcttcacgaagaGGATCGAGGCTCCCCAAGGGGAACAACTAGGTCTAATGAATTCTTTCTCAAGAAGTTCCTGCAATTTTTCATGTAATTCCTTCATCTCGGGAGGGGCAAgtcgataaggtgccttggccaCCGATGCATCACCCGGTACCAAGTCAATACGAAACTCTACATGTCGTTCGAGAGGTGTCCCTGGCAGGTCCTCAAGAAATACATCCAAAAACTCTCACACAATCGGTACATTAACTCCCAACTTCTTCTCTTCTTCCACCCGTATATCTACTACATATGCCAAGTACCCAATACTTCCATGCTGCAAGTACCTCCTTGCTCTCATTGCAGAACATATTGTCGGGCTTCTTCTATCTACGTCCCCCTGGACTAATAAcactcccccgcttggggtccttaCCCTAACTTTCTTGTGACGACAAAGTATCTCAACATAAAAAAAATCCATCCAATCCATCCCTACGATCACACACAACTCCTGCATTGCAATTGGAATCAGATCAATTGGAAATTTCTCACCCGAAACTTCCAAGGTGCAACCACGATAAACATCTACCATAGTCAGAGTCTTGTCCCCTACAACTTCAACTACTAAAGGATAACCTAGACGTCCAATAGTACGCCCAAGACGCTCGCTAAAGGTAAGAGACACAAACGAGTGAGTAGCCCCACTATCAAACATCACTAAGGCAGGCACCGAGTCGACTAGGAACATTCCTAATCATACAATTTATCAATATACAGATGGAAGGATATTAAACTAACACTGGTAAGTAAATTACTATAGAGAGAGTATACCTACCACCATGTTGGGTGTCGCctgtgcctcctcggctgtcatcTGATAAACTCTGACACGCGTCACCTTAGGCCTCACGTGTCCTGTGTGTCCATCCGTAATATGCAAAGGAGCTGTCACAGGGGCCTTCACCACCCCACTTCGCCCATTGGACTTCAACTTAGGGCAATCAGTCTTGATATGGCCCGCTTGCCCACAGTTGTAACAAACCTTCAATCCAACAGGGCATTTTGTACTCTTGTGCCCTGGTTGCCCACACTTGTAACATTTAAACTCTTTCCCCAGACGTGTACTACCTCGTGCCCTAGAACTTCTACTATTCTGACCTGGATGCTGGTAAAAAATCTTTGGCCTTTTGGGCCATGAAGAAACTGGTACCACAACCTATGTTGCCTTCCTCTTCCGGTTTTGGGTCTCCAGCTCGAGCTCGCGCCTCCTGACTCCATCAATGAGGTCCGCTAGTGTCTTGTGCTTCGTGGTGGCCATGAACTCCCTGATTTCGGTACGAAGCATATCGGTGTACCTGGTGATCTTCATCTCTTCATTCCCTACGTACTGCGGGCAGAATAATGCCATCTCAGTGAACTTACGAGTCATCTCTATAACAGCCTCAGTCATCTGCTCGAGGTTCAGGAACTCCCGGCTAATCCTATCCACCTCCATGCTAGGCACATATTGTGATCGAAATCCAGTCACAAACTCATCCTAGGTAATAGCAGCAATCTGGTCATGATTGTTCCCTAAAGTCCACAAGgcccaccaatcctttgctccatCACGTAACAAGTTCCAAACATAGCAAATCCTCAGGTTGTTAGGACAACCAATAGTAAGAAATGCACCCTCTACATCTGAGATCCAACACATACTGATGATCGGGTCTAATTCTCCTTTGAAATCTGGAGGATGGCAAGCTGAAAAATCCTTTTACTGGAACCCTCTCCTACGGGACTGTCCATCCCCGATAGTTGGAATGGCTGCAATCTTCTCATTCAACATGACTAAAAGCTCATCCTTAATCGTAGTGATGATCTCTGTAATTGTATCTGCTATCGCATAAGACACCTCTGTCGCAACTAGTTCCCGTATCTCGTCGTCACTCATGCTATTGCCTAACCCCAGGGCATCGCTTCTCGTATTCACCATTCTACAATCGAATGGATTACTTTAAGGTTAGTATAGTTATTAGCACAATAATCATAACAATATTATCACTCTCAGCTCCTTGGACTTCCCATGACTTCTCTCCACTCGAACATGGATCCTGTGCTTCAGATAGTAGGAGCTCTACTACTATCTTTCACACCTATGCATGTTCGTTTCGAGATCCATCCCGGTCTGTACAATTTTCTCCTTGTCATTAATTTCTATTACGTATACTCTCTACACTAGCAATTTAATTCTCCCCCTAGtgtaataaaatcatttttcatTCCCTTACTCTAATTCACAAAGAAACTCCTCCAGCCCTGATGTGTCGTCTCGTGAAAGCACAATCATACACAATGTGAATCCAGATAGTCATTCGAATATCAAATTTCGCGCcaaaacggttggactcaaacaagagttgcgcactAGGCTAAATCAGGCATTCTAAGTCTATATAGCTCATATTGTATACAAGTTCAAGCATTCAGTTAACAACCTACAGTGCTAGCATAAATTCCACGTGGCATATAGTAGGCATTCAACATGGCATGAAAGTAATGGGCTATCTAGTGCACATACATTCTATGTCCTAGAAAGCAATAATTTACATCAAACAGTTAAATCCTTTTCCTTTAGCTTCGACTGACTGTACACTCTGGGTCCTCGATCCTTGTCACCAAACTtccattttcttaaaaaaaattttaaagatAGTATCTCCAAGTCACAAACTTGAGTTCAAACACAACGAGATGTGTCTGATTCGCTCAAGTTGTGCTCTGATGCCAACTTATAATATcccaaaattttccattttatttaaacttttcaaaacatttatttttaaaaaaaaaaacatcaatccATAATATAACTTAACCAATTTATGAAATTCAAATCCCCAATTTAGTAATTCCAAACATACTTTAGATAAACCCATTTGTTTGTAACTCAATTACAATAGAATAATAAAAGCCTTAAAATCCGTAATAACATTTATGACAGGGACCCAATCTTCAATTGTGTCAGTGTATAGTTAAGTCGAACCCTTACCCTTGTTGGGACATgatgtacctgaaataataaTTTAGAGAATAAAAGGGTAAGAATAAATCTTAGTGACTTCCAACACAACATAGCATTAGAAATATTACACCCTACTCCTACTCAGCATGCCACTAACAAAATATGCAAACATCCATATAATATATAAACATTAATATCATATATCTTGTGTCTATTTGGGAATAAATCCCAAACAACACCCAAATAAAGACTCGGTATTcaatcgtcgagtccaaggactTGGCATTTCCGCCTTCGGTCCCCCCTGACTTGGCATAATGGCCTTCGGTCAGTCGACTCGGTGTTCAGTCGTCGAGCCCCAACATATCGACTTGGTATTCTGCCTTCGAGCCCAAAAATATCATGCATATACATTCAACATAACAAATAAGTACATCAAACATAACTAATGCAACAAATATTACTTTAACTATCAACATATAGTTCCTAGTCTCACCCGACCTAACACTAGGCATATAATACTCTAAGATTATGAAGTGTGGAACTCACCTCAAGTAGTCAAACACCCTTCAAATAATCCAAACATCCCTTCACACCATGTTAACCTTCAACTTCCTAATAATGACCAAAAAGAGTTAAGTTATGGTACTTTGATATCTCAAAAGTATAATGGCTTGAGTGTTAT encodes:
- the LOC111911673 gene encoding uncharacterized protein LOC111911673, which produces MTEAVIEMTRKFTEMALFCPQYVGNEEMKITRYTDMLRTEIREFMATTKHKTLADLIDGVRRRELELETQNRKRKHPGQNSRSSRARGSTRLGKEFKCYKCGQPGHKSTKCPVGLKVCYNCGQAGHIKTDCPKLKSNGRSGVVKAPVTAPLHITDGHTGHVRPKVTRVRVYQMTAEEAQATPNMVVGMFLVDSVPALVMFDSGATHSFVSLTFSERLGRTIGRLGYPLVVEVVGDKTLTMVDVYRGCTLEVSGEKFPIDLIPIAMQELCVIVGMDWMDFFYVEILCRHKKVRVRTPSGGVLLVQGDVDRRSPTICSAMRARRYLQHGSIGYLAYVVDIRVEEEKKLGVNVPIV